One window of the Pristiophorus japonicus isolate sPriJap1 chromosome 23, sPriJap1.hap1, whole genome shotgun sequence genome contains the following:
- the LOC139235675 gene encoding elastin-like has translation MAAKRKSNMPRPIEQSLAERAPGEEAAWARAGGAPEVVYDRVQDRELALGANRRWMMEEEEEDDEDDDEEGPEGYHCQICGYHTDQLQPFNVHLHTAHPTVVLQELYGLLGLSGGLIPGLGLTGGLIPGLTGGPIPGLTGGPIPGLTGGPIPGLTGGPIPGLTGGPIPGLTGPIPSLTGGPIPGLTGGPIPSLTGGPIPGLTGGPIPSLTGGPIPGLTGGPYGSLTGLIPSLGLTGGLIPGLTGGLIPGLGLTGSPIPGLGLTGSPIPGLGLTGSPISGLGLTGVPIPGLRLARGPMPGLGLTGGPLTSLGLGEGEKGKVGKPDIVQIDLTSEDEAGERTPGQEEAVVGPGPVPAPEIKVPEAGVPVVLTSSSSSSSSLKQPGPPAAPGAPRELGPGLEQDTDGPLMAAHRTQAPSQAPAPSPGRPRKTKEQLAILKTFFLRSQWPSGDDYTRLVERTGLARADIIQWFGDTRYALKNGQLKWVHRSPTAFVAGAGPRAVAADCGPLEEYLSQRGRLRQEDLYQLCVETRMSAQQVAEWFRRRARPLDLELEAVVSEEGGSEEDGPEEESGGPSEVKLEHGGHIVRVML, from the exons aTGGCGGCCAAGCGCAAGTCCAACATGCCCCGCCCCATCGAGCAGAGTCTGGCAGAGCGGGCACCAGGCGAGGAAGCAGCCTGGGCCCGGGCCGGTGGTGCCCCCGAGGTGGTCTACGACAGGGTTCAGGACCGCGAGCTGGCGCTGGGCGCCAACCGGCGGtggatgatggaggaggaggaggaggacgacgaagacGACGACGAGGAGGGGCCGGAGGGCTACCACTGCCAGATCTGCGGCTACCACACGGACCAGCTGCAGCCCTTCAACGTCCACCTGCACACCGCCCACCCCACCGTGGTGCTGCAGGAGCTCTACGGGCTGCTGGGCCTGTCGGGAGGCCTGATCCCCGGACTGGGCTTGACGGGGGGCCTCATCCCCGGCCTGACAGGGGGTCCCATCCCCGGCCTGACAGGGGGCCCCATCCCCGGCCTGACAGGGGGCCCCATCCCCGGCTTGACGGGAGGCCCCATCCCCGGCCTGACAGGGGGCCCCATCCCCGGCCTGACGGGTCCCATTCCCAGCCTGACAGGAGGCCCCATCCCCGGCTTGACAGGAGGCCCCATCCCCAGCCTGACAGGAGGCCCCATCCCCGGCCTGACAGGAGGCCCCATCCCCAGCCTGACAGGAGGCCCCATCCCCGGCCTGACAGGTGGCCCCTATGGCAGCCTGACAGGCCTCATCCCCAGCCTGGGCCTAACAGGAGGCCTCATCCCCGGCCTGACAGGAGGCCTCATCCCTGGCCTGGGCCTAACTGGAAGCCCCATTCCTGGCCTGGGCCTAACTGGAAGCCCCATTCCTGGCCTGGGCCTAACTGGAAGCCCCATCTCTGGCCTGGGGCTAACTGGAGTCCCCATCCCCGGCCTCCGCCTAGCCAGAGGCCCCATGCCTGGCCTGGGCCTAACTGGAGGCCCCCTTACCAGCCTGGGCCTCGGCGAGGGCGAGAAAGGCAAGGTGGGGAAGCCGGACATTGTGCAGATTGACCTGACTAGTGAGGACGAGGCGGGCGAGCGGACCCCAGGCCAGGAGGAGGCGGTGGTTGGGCCTGGGCCCGTCCCTGCCCCCGAGATCAAGGTCCCTGAGGCCGGGGTCCCTGTGGTACtcacatcttcctcttcctcctcctcctcgctcaaGCAGCCAGGGCCACCCGCTGCACCCGGGGCACCCCGGGAGCTGGGCCCCGGCCTTGAGCAGGACACCGACGGGCCACTG ATGGCGGCCCACCGCACCCAGGCCCCCAGCCAAGCCCCGGCCCCCTCGCCGGGCCGCCCCAGGAAGACCAAAGAGCAGCTGGCCATCCTGAAGACTTTCTTCCTGCGCTCGCAGTGGCCAAGCGGCGACGACTACACCCGGCTGGTGGAGCGAACGGGGCTGGCCCGGGCCGACATCATCCAGTGGTTCGGCGACACGCGCTACGCCCTGAAGAACGGGCAGCTCAAGTGGGTGCATCGCAGCCCCACAGCCTTTGTGGCCGGTGCTGGGCCCCGGGCGGTGGCAGCAGACTGTGGGCCCCTGGAGGAGTACCTGAGCCAGCGGGGCCGCCTGAGGCAGGAAGACCTGTACCAGCTATGCGTGGAGACGCGGATGAGCGCCCAACAGGTGGCCGAGTGGTTCCGACGGAGAGCCCGGCCACTGGACCTGGAGCTGGAGGCCGTGGTGAGCGAGGAGGGCGGCTCGGAGGAGGATGGGCCGGAGGAGGAGAGCGGTGGGCCGAGTGAGGTGAAGCTGGAGCACGGGGGCCACATCGTCAGAGTGATGCTTTAA